The proteins below are encoded in one region of Amycolatopsis magusensis:
- the uppS gene encoding polyprenyl diphosphate synthase: MTRARGAWPNATTPELRRSYRLCERVAQFHPAMWTASEALPDTVRPYLRALNAFAVWTDRLADDHPSADRRQRLTRWCAETLADVRAGRTEHPLRRALVHTMRTWDLDIELLRELLETTLADNAVPPRFATFADQRRYLRGVAGTVTELWTPLLDPHDTRAASLMSLLGEACQLADILQDFPVDLADGRCYLPGDDLARLGLEAQDFYRGEGSEVLGELVDSQVGRTWELLRQAAPVAGMVRIDCQPFLHTILLGVEFVLEEAGNLGAQVLAEGIDTAVATGARLPRDPEPVVAAPAHVAVILDGNRRWAADHGLPAAEGHSAGLRAVLRLLHSALRLRIAEVSVFAFSTENWNRSPEDVAALFEMMAEGVTRGMGWLHGHGVRVCWHGRRDRLERSLASALAVMESMTSNNRGLVFNVFADYGGHDEIVGAARALAAEAVAGRILPQDITMHAVAGRLAAPELPAVDLLIRTSGEQRLSNFLPWHAAYAEFVFDPVPWPEFAYAHLRSAITEYTGRRRRFGSDVQDPVQGIGAAAGGV, translated from the coding sequence GTGACGCGAGCGCGAGGGGCCTGGCCGAATGCCACGACACCGGAACTGCGGAGGTCGTACCGGTTGTGCGAGCGGGTCGCCCAGTTCCACCCAGCGATGTGGACCGCGAGCGAAGCCCTGCCGGACACCGTCCGGCCCTATCTGCGGGCGTTGAACGCCTTCGCCGTGTGGACCGATCGCCTGGCCGACGACCATCCCTCGGCGGACCGGCGGCAGCGGCTGACCCGCTGGTGCGCGGAAACGCTCGCCGACGTGCGCGCCGGTCGCACCGAGCACCCGCTGCGCCGGGCGCTGGTGCACACCATGCGCACCTGGGATCTCGACATCGAGCTGCTGCGGGAACTGCTGGAGACCACCCTCGCCGACAACGCCGTCCCACCTCGGTTCGCCACGTTCGCCGACCAGCGCCGCTACCTGCGCGGGGTGGCCGGGACGGTCACCGAACTGTGGACACCGCTGCTCGATCCGCACGACACACGGGCGGCCTCGTTGATGTCGCTGCTGGGCGAGGCGTGCCAGCTGGCCGACATCCTGCAGGACTTCCCGGTCGATCTGGCTGACGGCCGCTGCTACCTACCCGGTGACGACCTGGCCCGACTCGGCCTGGAAGCCCAAGATTTCTACCGTGGCGAGGGAAGCGAGGTGCTCGGCGAGCTGGTCGATTCGCAGGTCGGCCGGACATGGGAACTGCTGCGGCAGGCAGCGCCGGTGGCGGGCATGGTGCGCATCGACTGCCAGCCTTTCCTGCACACGATCCTTCTCGGCGTGGAGTTCGTGCTCGAGGAGGCAGGCAACTTGGGGGCGCAGGTGCTGGCGGAGGGCATCGACACTGCGGTGGCCACCGGCGCACGGTTGCCTCGCGATCCCGAGCCGGTGGTGGCGGCGCCGGCGCACGTGGCGGTGATTCTCGACGGGAACCGCCGATGGGCCGCCGACCATGGTCTGCCCGCCGCCGAGGGGCACAGCGCCGGCCTGCGCGCCGTGCTCCGGCTGCTGCATTCCGCGCTGCGGCTGCGGATCGCCGAAGTGAGCGTGTTCGCGTTCTCCACCGAAAACTGGAACCGTTCGCCGGAGGATGTCGCCGCCCTGTTCGAGATGATGGCCGAGGGCGTAACCCGGGGGATGGGGTGGCTGCACGGGCACGGTGTCCGGGTGTGCTGGCATGGCCGCCGTGACCGGCTGGAGCGGTCGCTGGCGTCCGCGCTCGCGGTGATGGAAAGCATGACGTCGAACAACCGCGGCCTGGTGTTCAACGTCTTCGCCGACTACGGCGGCCACGACGAGATAGTCGGTGCCGCGCGGGCACTGGCCGCCGAGGCGGTCGCCGGACGGATTCTCCCGCAGGACATCACCATGCACGCGGTCGCCGGCCGTCTGGCGGCACCGGAGTTGCCCGCGGTCGACCTGCTCATCCGCACCTCCGGTGAACAGCGCCTGAGCAACTTCCTGCCCTGGCACGCCGCCTACGCCGAATTCGTGTTCGATCCCGTGCCTTGGCCCGAGTTCGCCTACGC
- a CDS encoding lanthionine synthetase LanC family protein has protein sequence MAEAAWRWVLDQVRWDDGPWIPESAGISEISEYRDTMYSGVGGLAYVLAEIRFARDWTAEERGVAEAIVERLIGRIEDEIDCSLFGGLVSSIGVLTALEVPGAQAAVDRLIALRTRDGWPQTAIGPPGFLPGALVNDATLGTAGILLGALWARRAGLANAGDLGAQAAGVLMADREEVPTGVNWHWVPHRFHAEPAREMPNFSHGLAGIAATLALAGSELDRPDLTGAAALGAEHLVTLGRADGGGFVVPRTIPSRPGQDVYTYNWCHGSAGTSLLFLALDLAGVEDVAGEPPLAWHRRCLHSARTSGLPARGHPGFWDNDGRCCGTTGVGEVFLDSWQRFGRTGDLEFAVHLADTLVERAVQDGPHAYWRFIEHLAPEPLLPPGVGWMQGAAGTAAFLFRIRRVLRDGRDATPVTRMDSWWALPTPSCSPATGRGWPGPGGGP, from the coding sequence GTGGCCGAAGCCGCGTGGCGATGGGTGCTGGATCAGGTGCGTTGGGACGATGGGCCGTGGATTCCCGAGTCGGCGGGAATTTCGGAAATCTCGGAGTACCGCGACACCATGTACAGCGGGGTGGGTGGGCTGGCCTACGTACTGGCCGAGATTCGGTTCGCCCGGGATTGGACGGCCGAGGAACGGGGTGTCGCGGAGGCGATCGTCGAACGGCTCATCGGTCGAATCGAGGACGAGATCGACTGCAGCCTCTTCGGCGGCCTGGTCAGCTCCATCGGCGTGCTGACCGCGCTCGAGGTTCCCGGGGCACAGGCGGCCGTCGACCGGTTGATCGCGCTGCGCACCCGGGACGGCTGGCCGCAAACAGCCATTGGGCCACCGGGTTTCCTGCCCGGCGCCCTGGTCAACGATGCCACTCTCGGCACGGCCGGGATCCTGCTCGGCGCGTTGTGGGCCCGGCGCGCGGGCTTGGCCAACGCCGGCGACCTCGGTGCGCAGGCTGCCGGCGTGCTGATGGCGGACCGGGAAGAGGTGCCGACCGGGGTCAACTGGCACTGGGTACCGCACCGGTTCCATGCCGAGCCGGCCAGGGAGATGCCCAACTTCTCGCACGGCCTCGCGGGAATCGCGGCGACCCTCGCCCTGGCCGGCTCCGAACTCGACCGGCCGGACCTGACCGGCGCGGCCGCCCTCGGCGCGGAACATCTGGTGACGCTGGGCCGCGCCGACGGCGGGGGATTTGTCGTGCCGCGCACCATCCCCAGCAGACCGGGCCAGGATGTCTACACCTACAACTGGTGCCACGGCTCCGCCGGCACCTCGCTGCTCTTCCTCGCACTCGATCTCGCCGGAGTCGAGGACGTCGCGGGTGAACCGCCTCTGGCGTGGCATCGCCGATGCCTGCACAGCGCTCGTACCTCTGGCCTGCCCGCCAGAGGGCACCCCGGCTTCTGGGACAACGACGGGCGCTGCTGCGGGACGACCGGCGTTGGTGAGGTGTTTCTGGACTCCTGGCAGCGCTTCGGCCGCACCGGCGACCTCGAGTTCGCCGTGCACCTGGCCGACACCCTGGTCGAGCGCGCGGTGCAGGACGGACCGCACGCCTACTGGCGGTTCATCGAACACCTCGCCCCGGAACCGCTGCTGCCACCGGGGGTCGGCTGGATGCAAGGAGCGGCCGGCACCGCGGCGTTCCTCTTCCGGATCAGGCGCGTCCTGCGCGACGGGCGCGACGCCACCCCTGTCACGCGCATGGATAGCTGGTGGGCTCTCCCCACCCCGAGTTGCAGCCCGGCTACTGGTCGAGGGTGGCCTGGTCCGGGCGGAGGTCCGTGA